The Ascochyta rabiei chromosome 10, complete sequence genome has a window encoding:
- a CDS encoding Cytochrome c oxidase subunit 6B, with amino-acid sequence MSDNENGDEMVTKPFKFVTGFDARFPNQNQTKHCWQNYVDYHKCIIAKGEEFSPCRQFVLAYKSLCPSGWTSRWDDQREAGNFPVNLNQ; translated from the exons ATGTCCGACAACGAGAATGGCGACGAGATGGTGACGAAGCCCTTCAAGTTCGTGACTG GCTTCGACGCCCGCTTCCCCAACCAGAACCAGACCAAGCACTGCTGGCAGAACTACGTCGACTACCACAAGTGCATCATTGCCAAGGGCGAGGAATTTTCTCCCTGCCGCCAG TTCGTGCTGGCTTACAAGTCGCTCTGCCCCAGCGGCTGGACCTCGCGATGGGACGACCAGCGCGAAGCCGGTAACTTCCCCGTCAACCTCAACCAGTAA
- a CDS encoding PHO85 cyclin-5: protein MSLDIYFRNSGISPENLPYAAALSSSASSSTSSVFSDAASQASSTSSTSCPSNWESDEWSSSTGHIATATAVNFSNVAALQPINRVSTFPQYQASACRETVQERLPSLRQAELIAPAEHRQHPRRSSTTINQRAPPQLVRQSDRKVNFVDCLVDSATQMVEVIWQLSEPKSRCETVAGRGVLPLRTFIQETLRRSRTSYSTLQVALYYLILIKSYLPKHDFTMQQQSEEASVRALQCGRRMFLAALILASKYLQDRNYSARAWSKISGLKVCEINTNEMAFLQAVNWKLHITDPVWEKWQEVVLRHTPTNPPSSPGANLPNTWKDVIPILTPELEVITVKPKTATAPVRPSFRSALSHRATRSPTSAGYGSQESTPTPVLYQAPRFLEPKPDLLPPTPMRLGPLPTPSLTPQSIASSTPAASAMAMGSRRPSMCTAMQQAQCSSLARTCVDQFNPSIRNGLEAYHFSSRRPSLVPSVSSISSSPESMMTDNSRSSRASSISSVSSVGWAPPSQASLARLATCRNAKLPYPVLSKCNEYAPSEPTSSPESVDRYQIDDAEATPMRVDSPLSVKSISPSRKRGRSSVDLQHSVRHLLNNSRPSFTLHSQPTVLPDRSIAQPSFSTLESELKGLQPPKNFAPECSRLPVQKDFGKKRTCCSTEAAHAYHRQGPGMWDKVLL from the exons ATGAGTCTCGACATTTACTTCCGAAACTCTGGTATCTCGCCAGAGAACCTCCCCTACGCTGCTGCTCTCTCTTCTTCCGCTTCCTCTTCCACCTCTTCCGTCTTCTCGGATGCCGCGTCACAAGCATCCAGCACAAGCTCAACATCATGCCCCTCCAACTGGGAGTCAGATGAATGGAGCTCTAGCACAGGTCATATTGCCACGGCAACTGCTGTCAACTTCTCTAACGTGGCTGCGCTTCAGCCAATCAACCGTGTCAGCACCTTCCCTCAGTATCAGGCCTCGGCTTGCCGAGAGACTGTTCAGGAAAGGCTGCCATCGTTGCGCCAGGCTGAGCTCATTGCGCCGGCGGAGCATAGACAACACCCGAGACGATCATCAACCACCATCAACCAGCGTGCTCCTCCTCAGTTAGTACGACAAAGCGACCGAAAGGTCAACTTCGTCGATTGCCTCGTCG ATTCCGCAACCCAAATGGTAGAGGTCATCTGGCAGCTCTCTGAGCCCAAGAGCCGTTGCGAGACTGTTGCTGGACGCGGTGTGCTTCCCCTGCGCACCTTCATCCAGGAGACTCTTCGCCGATCTCGTACCAGCTACTCCACTCTGCAGGTTGCACTGTACTATCTGATTCTCATCAAGTCGTATCTGCCCAAGCATGACTTCACCATGCAGCAGCAGTCAGAAGAAGCTTCCGTGCGCGCTTTGCAGTGTGGACGTCGCATGTTCCTCGCGGCACTCATTCTCGCCTCGAAGTACTTGCAAGATCGCAATTACTCCGCTCGCGCATGGAGCAAGATCTCTGGCCTGAAGGTCTGTGAGATCAACACCAACGAAATGGCTTTCCTGCAAGCTGTCAACTGGAAGCTTCACATCACTGATCCCGTATGGGAGAAGTGGCAGGAAGTTGTTCTGCGTCACACGCCCACCAACCCTCCCTCATCTCCCGGAGCTAATCTTCCCAACACCTGGAAGGATGTCATCCCAATCTTGACGCCCGAGCTGGAAGTCATTACTGTGAAGCCAAAAACAGCTACAGCACCTGTGCGCCCTTCTTTCAGGTCGGCACTCAGCCATCGTGCGACTCGTTCGCCTACCTCAGCTGGCTACGGTTCGCAAGAGAGCACACCCACACCTGTTCTGTACCAAGCACCTCGCTTCCTGGAGCCAAAGCCTGATCTGCTTCCTCCTACTCCCATGCGCTTGGGAcctctgcctacaccttcATTGACACCGCAGTCCATTGCCAGTTCCACTCCTGCAGCGAGTGCCATGGCGATGGGTTCGCGTCGTCCTTCGATGTGCACGGCAATGCAGCAAGCACAGTGCTCGTCTCTGGCGCGCACTTGTGTCGACCAGTTCAACCCAAGCATCAGGAACGGGCTCGAAGCCTACCACTTCTCGAGTCGCAGGCCTTCACTGGTGCCATCCGTCTCTTCCATCTCATCGTCTCCTGAGTCGATGATGACAGACAACTCACGCTCCTCGCGCGCTTCGTCAATCTCCTCAGTTTCGTCTGTTGGCTGGGCGCCACCAAGTCAGGCCAGTTTGGCTCGACTGGCGACTTGCCGCAATGCGAAGCTGCCGTACCCGGTGCTTTCGAAGTGCAACGAGTACGCCCCTAGCGAGCCTACGTCGTCTCCCGAGTCTGTGGACCGTTACCAGATCGATGATGCGGAAGCAACCCCCATGCGCGTCGATAGTCCTCTGTCTGTCAAGTCTATCAGCCCTTCGCGCAAGCGTGGAAGGTCATCTGTTGATCTTCAGCACAGTGTTCGTCACCTGCTGAATAACTCGCGTCCGAGCTTCACTCTTCACAGTCAGCCAACCGTTCTGCCCGACCGATCTATTGCCCAGCCATCGTTCTCGACACTCGAGAGTGAGTTGAAGGGGCTGCAGCCGCCCAAGAACTTTGCCCCCGAATGCTCGCGTCTGCCAGTGCAGAAAGACTTTGGGAAGAAGCGGACGTGCTGCTCCACCGAGGCAGCGCATGCGTATCACAGGCAAGGGCCTGGCATGTGGGACAAAGTCCTATTGTAG
- a CDS encoding Protein transport protein yif1, with translation MQRPGYPQQPPAHSPPLHHPIPQHVSTVPQLRSPPPPQPPSQPQSGYGYGQQGGGMPQHQQPQQGGFGQHPAFGGFINDPSAQLGLQMGQTAFNAGQHYIDQNIGKYVSVGALKHYFNVSNSYVLSKLRIILFPWWHKPWSRQQRHSADPSAAGATLYLPPREDPNSPDMYIPTMALVTYILLSTLLAGLRGAFHPELLGYTASVAIAVMGAEVVVLKTGTYLLAITSSSQLLDLVAYSGYKFIHVIVSLLLSHLLASVGIGGYWLSWAIFAYFFSANAFFLLRSLRYVLLPDQSAQANIGGNAAGGYTVAKAQRNRRTQFLFVYSYLVQLGFMLWLSKV, from the exons ATGCAGCGCCCAGGCTACCCCCAGCAGCCGCCTGCGCACTCACCACCGC TCCACCACCCCATCCCACAGCACGTCTCCACCGTGCCCCAGCTGCGCTCCCCCCCTCCACCACAGCCACCCTCGCAACCACAGAGCGGCTATGGCTACGGCCAGCAGGGCGGCGGCATGCCCCAGCACCAGCAACCACAACAAGGCGGCTTTGGCCAGCACCCTGCCTTTGGCGGCTTCATCAACGACCCCAGCGCCCAGCTAGGCCTGCAGATGGGCCAGACGGCCTTCAACGCAGGGCAGCACTACATTGACCAGAAC ATTGGCAAATACGTATCCGTCGGCGCCCTCAAGCACTACTTCAACGTCTCCAACTCCTACGTCCTCTCCAAGCTGCGCATCATCCTCTTTCCCTGGTGGCACAAGCCGTGGTCGCGCCAGCAGCGACACTCCGCCGACCCCTCTGCTGCAGGCGCAACACTCTACCTGCCGCCCCGCGAAGACCCCAACTCGCCAGACATGTATATCCCCACCATGGCCCTGGTCACGTACATCCTGCTCTCCACATTGCTCGCAGGTCTGCGCGGCGCTTTCCACCCGGAGTTGCTTGGATACACAGCCTCGGTCGCCATCGCCGTCATGGGCGCTGAAGTCGTTGTCCTGAAAACAGGCACCTACCTCCTCGCCATCACCTCGTCCTCGCAGCTCCTCGACCTCGTGGCCTACTCGGGCTACAAGTTCATCCACGTCATCGTCTCGCTGCTGCTCAGCCACCTGCTCGCCTCGGTCGGCATCGGCGGCTACTGGCTCTCGTGGGCCATCTTCGCCTACTTCTTCAGCGCAAACGCCTTCTTCCTGCTCCGCAGCCTGCGCTACGTCCTGCTGCCGGACCAGAGCGCCCAGGCAAACATTGGCGGAAACGCCGCCGGTGGCTACACCGTCGCAAAGGCCCAGAGGAACAGACGCACCCAGTTCTTGTTTGTCTACAGCTACCTAGTCCAGCTGGGCTTCATGCTGTGGCTGAGCAAGGTGTGA
- a CDS encoding UV-damaged DNA-binding protein rad7: MAAERTRKRKRNQDEAIAKIKKGKEAKKKTSKKKKKGPDDCSDEDFMDMYKKAKKLPGQLEKCELCDKRFTVTPYSQAGPEGGLLCTPCGKELKKEVKAQEKAKKPVVRKGRRKIESNRLDGMTVRGPKSLQQLCIEKLAKHSEDIDELGEMPENIMNKISEIFSKKRAMNSTTMKLFLQPDMDTVAIHEAALLETEDYNQIFAVCPTVKKLSLRNCCQFKDSNVDYLIEKAKSLVDIQLLGANLVANDKWIELFIARGQDLKSLKLEWLDAAFDDQAVEGLTTFCPNIERLKLERCKKLGVDSIDAIARLEQLEHLTLRFYDQVPREKLIHLITSVGAHLRTLCLEHFLDGDSEPTDDVLATIHKTCRHISKFRFSENNECTDDGYVRLFTNWSNPPLRYIDLNSLRDLDNTNPEGPEDYPIGLASGGFQALMAHSGSRLEYLDISSCRHISHATFADIFDGTKQYPYLREINVSFCPVVDTQVIAGIFRCCPQLQKVVTFGCFQVADVVVPRGIVLIGAPKAQDQIEQFGDTVMEFQEALQRELDQMKAAGRLLPMVA, translated from the coding sequence ATGGCAGCCGAGCGAACGCGCAAGCGCAAACGAAATCAAGACGAAGCCATTGCGAAGATAAAGAAGGGCAAAGAggccaagaagaagacgtcaaagaagaagaagaaaggcCCGGACGACTGCTCAGACGAAGACTTTATGGACATGTACAAGAAGGCGAAGAAACTTCCTGGACAGCTAGAGAAATGCGAGCTTTGCGACAAGCGATTTACAGTCACACCGTACAGCCAGGCTGGTCCTGAGGGTGGTCTGCTTTGTACGCCGTGCGGCAAGGAGCTGAAGAAGGAAGTGAAAGCACAggagaaggcaaagaagcctGTTGTTCGAAAGGGCCGCAGAAAGATTGAGAGCAACCGCTTGGACGGAATGACTGTGCGAGGACCGAAGTCGTTGCAACAGCTGTGCATCGAGAAGCTTGCAAAACACTCCGAGGACATTGATGAGCTGGGTGAGATGCCGGAAAACATTATGAACAAGATCAGCGAGATCTTCTCGAAGAAGCGCGCGATGAATTCCACAACCATGAAGCTGTTCCTTCAGCCGGACATGGACACTGTGGCTATCCACGAGGCAGCCTTACTCGAGACGGAGGACTACAATCAGATTTTTGCGGTTTGCCCAACTGTCAAGAAGCTGTCCCTCCGCAACTGCTGTCAATTCAAGGACAGCAATGTCGACTATCTGATCGAAAAAGCAAAGTCGCTGGTTGATATACAGTTGTTGGGCGCCAATCTCGTTGCAAACGACAAGTGGATCGAGCTGTTCATTGCACGCGGTCAAGATCTCAAGTCTCTGAAGCTTGAGTGGCTGGATGCCGCGTTCGATGACCAAGCCGTCGAAGGTCTCACTACATTCTGCCCAAACATTGAACGCCTTAAGCTTGAGCGGTGCAAGAAGCTTGGGGTTGACAGCATCGACGCAATCGCCCGACTCGAGCAGCTTGAGCACCTCACACTCAGGTTTTACGATCAGGTCCCACGCGAGAAGTTGATCCATCTAATCACCTCCGTCGGAGCTCACTTGCGCACGTTGTGTTTGGAACACTTCCTTGACGGCGACAGCGAGCCCACGGATGACGTCCTCGCGACCATTCATAAGACATGCCGACACATCAGCAAGTTCCGGTTCAGTGAGAACAACGAGTGCACTGACGATGGCTATGTCCGCCTCTTCACGAACTGGTCGAATCCTCCTCTGCGCTACATTGATTTGAACAGCCTGCGAGATCTTGACAACACGAACCCGGAAGGTCCTGAAGACTACCCCATTGGCCTCGCGTCCGGAGGCTTCCAGGCACTTATGGCACATTCTGGGTCTCGTCTCGAATACTTGGACATTTCGTCGTGCCGGCACATCTCGCACGCCACTTTCGCCGACATCTTTGACGGCACAAAGCAGTACCCGTACCTGCGTGAGATCAACGTGTCGTTCTGTCCTGTTGTCGATACGCAGGTCATTGCTGGTATCTTCCGGTGCTGCCCGCAGCTGCAGAAGGTGGTGACGTTTGGCTGTTTCCAGGTTGCGGATGTGGTTGTGCCGCGGGGTATTGTGTTGATTGGTGCTCCAAAAGCGCAGGACCAGATTGAGCAGTTTGGCGATACGGTCATGGAGTTCCAGGAGGCGTTGCAGAGGGAGCTGGACCAGATGAAGGCAGCGGGGAGGCTTCTGCCGATGGTGGCTTAG
- a CDS encoding UV-damaged DNA-binding protein rad7, which produces MANRNKTRKNYHAYDPEEMERLRRVALPSRLKCSMCSKNFNTALFSEKQLADARWQISRSVPLSKISTKCVKCSGQRVVEIECVMCHETKGLEAFAKAQRKKPDDATCYACVDIQVKREAVNERRYEDPTLAFINTDSSSGVFPDYFTTASSIGDTASSSGDWEDTESTNGGRRKHEGGGIDLSDHFQHAVSLNGEVSETLIDSEFSYNPAKDSNSGTWSTGAGSWHTGSAAVLSTNSDFNRKRSGNPSTSSVPGSMRSFNSSIAERSQSSSEPIEVRNGFARVRAHKPVPQEDPFSDEEESSSDDDDNDDYSDGENTVV; this is translated from the exons ATGGCCAACAGGAACAAGACCAGGAAGAATTACCATGCGTACGACCCCGAAGAGATGGAGCG CCTACGCCGTGTTGCTCTCCCATCAAGACTCAAGTGCAGCATGTGTTCAAAGAACTTTAACACTGCCCTTTTCAGCGAGAAACAGCTCGCCGATGCCCGTTGGCAGATTTCGAGATCTGTACCGCTGAGTAAGATCTCTACCAAATGCGTCAAGTGCTCCGGCCAAAGGGTTGTCGAGATCGAATGTGTCATGTGCCACGAGACAAAGGGTCTCGAGGCATTCGCAAAGGCGCAACGCAAGAAGCCAGATGATGCT ACATGCTACGCCTGCGTGGATATCCAGGTCAAACGCGAGGCTGTCAACGAAAGGCGTTATGAAGATCCTACACTGGCCTTCATCAACACGGACAGTTCTAGTGGCGTCTTTCCGGACTACTTCACTACTGCCAGCTCCATCGGCGATACCGCTTCAAGCTCT GGCGATTGGGAAGACACCGAGTCTACTAACGGAGGACGTCGTAAGCACGAAGGCGGCGGTATCGACCTGTCCGATCACTTCCAGCATGCCGTATCTCTCAATGGCGAAGTCTCCGAAACGCTCATTGACTCCGAGTTCTCGTACAACCCCGCCAAAGACAGCAACTCAGGCACGTGGAGCACGGGAGCAGGTTCCTGGCATACTGGATCTGCCGCTGTCCTAAGCACCAACTCTGACTTTAACCGCAAACGCTCCGGCAACCCATCTACCAGCTCTGTCCCAGGATCTATGCGTTCGTTCAACTCTAGCATTGCAGAGCGATCCCAATCGAGCAGTGAACCGATCGAGGTTAGGAACGGCTTCGCGAGGGTTAGGGCTCAC aAGCCCGTGCCGCAAGAAGATCCATTCTCCGACGAGGAGGAGTCGTCCTCTGATGatgacgacaacgacgattACAGTGATGGTGAAAACACAGTGGTCTGA
- a CDS encoding ribosome biogenesis protein tsr1, with amino-acid sequence MAPSVAQDHHHRSTTKQHKKGFKSRHATKSSLKEQSKGKVEAVGFERGSRKTPHQQVMSKFDRRNRSKQMRVNKDNEHAKATNVFAGRDSAPRVVAIIPLCADLSAASAVRSLNAALDIEQEVPEVGWVRTNVDRFKQKIQYLVVQRDLLASLDACRVADFVVFVLSAEEEVDEEGEVILKSVESQGLTNSFTVVQALDKVEPAKRRPQVVGSLKSYISHWLPTTERVYSLDNRQESSNLVRSICTITTKGVRWRDQRSYMFIEDIAWPGGKSVVNEDGTGEVVVTGVVRGLGLKADRLVQVGDWGDFQVDKIVAAPLEARKKGKDGDMMVDAEEEDVLERPTEDQDDLAALAPEETLMDDVTQYAASIAPTERKGVLLDDHHYFSDEEDEEARPRPKRLPKGTSKYQAAWYLDDFSDSDSDLEDFEMEDVEEGQSVPAHPADGVEGMDVDGKAMTEGGPSEYPQSEMFLDPSPEDEAEQIEAYRKSRKSDEEQDLEFPDEIELHPNMDARERLIKYRGLKSLKQSVWETEEDRPYEPEEWQRLLEISDYKRTATKFMREAWAGGVKPGTRVHLHLRGVPLRFQQSQAQPLALFSLLRHEHKRTACNYSILLSTDHGMTIKSKTEMIVQCGARRMVINPLFSQAGNTPNNVHKFDRFLHPGQNAIATFIGPLTWGNVPLLYFQRTTSDSSPSSSSLQLIGTGTSLPPSMNRVIAKRVVLTGHPYKINKRVVTVRYMFFNDSDVRWFKSLPLWTRRGRSGFIKESLGTHGYFKATFDGKINPMDAVAVSLYKRVWPRTARAWSADDAITSAEDEASMAIEA; translated from the exons ATGGCTCCCTCAGTCGCGCAagaccaccaccaccgcagCACGACGAAGCAGCACAAGAAGGGCTTCAAGTCTCGCCATGCCACCAAAAGCTCGCTGAAGGAGCAGAGCAAGG GCAAAGTCGAGGCCGTAGGATTCGAACGAGGAAGCCGCAAGACGCCCCACCAGCAGGTCATGTCCAAGTTCGACCGCCGCAACCGCTCGAAGCAGATGCGCGTCAACAAGGACAACGAGCATGCAAAGGCCACCAACGTTTTCGCTGGACGCGACAGTGCACCACGCGTGGTTGCTATCATTCCTCTGTGCGCCGACCTCTCTGCTGCATCGGCAGTGCGAAGCCTGAACGCGGCTCTCGACATTGAGCAGGAAGTTCCAGAGGTGGGGTGGGTACGGACAAACGTGGATCGGTTTAAGCAGAAGATCCAATATCTGGTGGTCCAGAGAGACCTGCTCGCATCTCTAGATGCCTGCCGAGTCGCCGACTTTGTCGTCTTCGTGCTGTCTGCAGAAGAGGAGGTTGACGAGGAGGGCGAAGTGATATTGAAGTCGGTTGAGAGCCAGGGCCTTACGAACAGCTTCACTGTGGTGCAGGCGCTGGACAAAGTCGAGCCCGCAAAACGCAGGCCTCAGGTTGTTGGATCGCTGAAGTCGTACATCTCGCATTGGCTGCCTACCACCGAGCGCGTCTACTCCCTCGACAACCGCCAGGAGTCCTCAAACCTCGTTCGATCGATATGCACAATCACCACAAAGGGCGTAAGGTGGAGAGACCAGAGAAGCTACATGTTCATCGAAGACATCGCGTGGCCCGGTGGCAAGTCGGTAGTCAACGAGGACGGTACTGGAGAGGTCGTCGTGACTGGTGTCGTCAGGGGACTAGGGTTGAAGGCCGACAGGCTGGTCCAGGTCGGCGATTGGGGCGATTTCCAGGTCGACAAGATTGTTGCAGCTCCTCTGGAGGCCAGGAAGAAGGGCAAGGACGGCGATATGATGGTCGATgcagaagaggaggacgTTCTGGAGCGCCCAACTGAGGACCAGGACGATCTTGCTGCTCTGGCACCTGAAGAGACACTCATGGACGATGTCACACAGTACGCCGCCTCGATCGCACCCACCGAGCGCAAGGGAGTGCTGCTCGACGACCATCACTACTTTTCTGATGAGGAGGATGAGGAGGCTCGGCCACGACCGAAGAGGTTGCCAAAGGGTACCAGTAAATACCAGGCTGCGTGGTACCTCGACGACTTCTCCGATTCCGACTCGGATCTAGAAGACTTTGAAATGGAGGACGTTGAGGAGGGTCAGAGCGTCCCCGCTCATCCTGCTGATGGTGTCGAGGGTATGGACGTTGACGGAAAGGCTATGACCGAGGGAGGCCCTTCGGAATACCCGCAGTCGGAGATGTTCCTGGATCCATCACCAGAAGACGAAGCTGAACAGATCGAGGCTTACCGAAAGTCGAGGAAATCGGATGAAGAACAAGATCTCGAGTTCCCAGATGAGATTGAATTGCACCCGAACATGGATGCGCGGGAGCGTCTCATCAAGTACCGTGGATTGAAGAGTTTGAAGCAGAGTGTATGGGAGACCGAGGAGGACCGACCGTACGAGCCTGAGGAGTGGCAGCGACTGCTCGAAATTTCAGACTACAAGCGCACAGCAACCAAGTTCATGCGCGAAGCCTGGGCTGGCGGCGTCAAGCCCGGCACTCGAgtccatctccatctccgTGGCGTACCATTGCGGTTCCAGCAATCACAAGCACAGCCTCTGGCCCTGTTCTCCCTGCTCAGGCACGAGCACAAGCGAACAGCCTGCAACTACAGCATTCTGCTCAGCACCGACCACGGCATGACGATCAAGTCGAAGACAGAGATGATAGTCCAGTGCGGTGCTCGCCGTATGGTCATCAACCCC CTCTTCTCCCAAGCCGGCAACACTCCTAACAATGTCCACAAATTCGACCGCTTCCTGCACCCCGGCCAAAATGCCATCGCCACCTTCATTGGCCCGCTAACATGGGGCAATGTTCCCCTCCTTTACTTCCAGCGCACCACCTCAGACTCTTCCCCTTCTTCCTCTAGCCTGCAGCTCATCGGCACAGGCACTTCCCTCCCACCCTCGATGAACCGCGTCATCGCCAAGCGTGTGGTGCTTACCGGTCACCCGTACAAGATCAACAAGCGTGTGGTAACGGTACGCTACATGTTCTTCAACGACAGCGACGTGCGGTGGTTCAAGAGCCTGCCGCTGTGGACCAGAAGAGGCAGGAGTGGATTCATCAAGGAGAGTCTGGGTACGCATGGATACTTCAAGGCGACGTTCGATGGAAAGATCAACCCTATGGATGCGGTGGCTGTGAGCTTGTACAAGCGTGTTTGGCCGAGGACTGCGAGGGCTTGGAGTGCAGATGATGCGATTACTAGCGCTGAGGATGAAGCTTCAATGGCTATCGAGGCCTAA
- a CDS encoding putative U3 small nucleolar RNA-associated protein 7 produces the protein MAAERGPKPKSIEANRKSQKGAPLDDEDARAVARFTEEATKQYGRGDRIRPKSVKDKKLRSNLRLLENKNKQAAIEAKNVEILLENNEGLLETEHELERTYKVRQDEIKAAVGTETAKKGFELRLDGLGPYDVCEYSRNGRDLLIAGRKGHVATFDWRDGKLGCELQLNETVRDARWLHVSNQKNFAVAQKKCVYIYGGDGVELHQLKNHSEATHLEYLPYHFLLSSISTAGIIRYTDVSTGQSLGELYTKLGQPTAFVQNPHNAILHVGHQKGLVTLWSPNSASPLVKLLPHHGPVRSLAVDKSGTYMVSTSQDRRMSVWDIRMFKEIHTHHLRVPGTSLSISDRNLTAVGYGTQVNIYKPEIFTHNPDLVLPTPYMAWGGEGISTGRVRFCPFEDILGIGHEKGFSSIIVPGSGEPNPDTLEQGTNPFETSKQRRETEVHALLEKIQPEMIAIDPNFVGNLDLTSHEQRVKERDLDHKEEDKIAKLKKRGRGRNSALRRYLRKSGSRNVIDEEKEHAREIVERRKERNVEKQKQLKQAYGPALERFAKKGV, from the coding sequence ATGGCCGCCGAACGAGGGCCAAAGCCCAAATCTATCGAGGCCAATCGCAAATCACAAAAAGGCGCGCCATTagacgacgaagacgccCGAGCAGTCGCACGATTTACCGAAGAGGCAACTAAACAATATGGCCGAGGCGATAGGATCAGACCAAAATCTGTAAAGGACAAGAAGCTGAGGTCGAATCTGCGCTTGCTGGAAAATAAGAATAAGCAGGCAGCGATAGAAGCAAAGAATGTGGAAATCCTGCTCGAGAATAATGAAGGACTGCTGGAAACCGAACACGAGCTGGAAAGGACATACAAAGTTCGACAGGACGAAATCAAGGCAGCAGTTGGAACGGAGACAGCAAAGAAGGGTTTTGAGCTGCGACTGGATGGGCTGGGGCCATACGATGTTTGCGAATACAGCAGAAACGGCCGAGATCTGCTAATCGCAGGGAGAAAAGGGCATGTTGCGACATTTGACTGGAGAGACGGAAAGCTGGGGTGCGAGTTGCAACTGAACGAGACGGTGCGAGATGCAAGATGGCTGCACGTCAGCAACCAGAAGAATTTTGCCGTCGCACAGAAGAAGTGCGTTTACATCTACGGTGGCGACGGTGTAGAGTTGCATCAGCTCAAGAATCACTCCGAAGCCACACACCTCGAATACCTACCTTACCACTTCCTCCTCTCTTCGATATCGACGGCCGGTATCATAAGATACACGGACGTTTCGACCGGTCAGTCGCTGGGAGAGCTATACACGAAGCTTGGACAACCGACCGCGTTCGTACAAAACCCGCACAACGCCATCCTGCACGTTGGACACCAGAAAGGCCTCGTTACACTATGGTCTCCCAACAGTGCGTCTCCCCTTGTTAAGCTCCTCCCACACCACGGCCCAGTCCGCAGTTTGGCAGTCGACAAGTCCGGAACATATATGGTCAGCACATCGCAAGACCGCCGCATGTCTGTATGGGATATTCGCATGTTCAAAGAAATTCACACACACCACCTGCGCGTCCCCGGCACGTCCCTTTCCATCTCAGATCGCAACCTCACGGCCGTTGGCTACGGCACACAAGTCAACATTTATAAGCCCGAGATCTTCACACATAACCCCGACCTCGTCTTGCCCACACCATACATGGCTTGGGGCGGTGAGGGAATCAGCACCGGCCGCGTACGCTTCTGTCCTTTCGAGGATATTCTGGGCATCGGGCACGAGAAGGGCTTTTCCTCCATCATCGTACCAGGCAGCGGAGAGCCCAACCCCGACACACTGGAGCAAGGCACTAACCCCTTCGAGACGAGCAAACAGCGCCGCGAAACAGAAGTGCACGCACTGCTCGAGAAGATCCAACCGGAGATGATCGCCATCGACCCCAACTTTGTCGGCAACCTGGACCTGACCTCGCACGAGCAGCGCGTCAAGGAGCGCGATCTGGACCACAAGGAAGAGGACAAGATCGCCAAACTGAAGAAGCGCGGCCGCGGCCGCAACAGTGCCCTGCGCAGGTATCTGCGCAAGAGCGGCAGCCGCAATGTCATCgacgaggagaaggagcACGCGCGCGAGATAGTCGAGAGGCGCAAGGAGCGCAATGtcgagaagcagaagcagctCAAGCAGGCATACGGGCCAGCGCTGGAGCGGTTTGCAAAGAAGGGCGTCTAG